A part of Populus alba chromosome 8, ASM523922v2, whole genome shotgun sequence genomic DNA contains:
- the LOC118039859 gene encoding transcription factor MYB3, protein MGKPGRDKQAKNQGAWSKQEDQKLIDYIRKHGEGCWSYLPQAAGLLRCGKSCRLRWINYLRPDLKRGNFAEDEEDLIIKLHALLGNRWSLIAGRLPGRTDNEVKNYWNSHLRRKLINMGVDPNNHRLRQNLLRPHNPPNPASASSSGLQIQAIQKPTKPHVDKEQVSDALSCVENDPCALPDLNLDLTASFHYPSIPHVEGNPKDSRPLDIAPSSTLLLFQ, encoded by the exons ATGGGGAAGCCTGGCCGTGATAAACAAGCCAAAAACCAAGGAGCTTGGTCTAAGCAAGAAGACCAGAAACTCATAGATTATATTCGAAAACATGGCGAAGGTTGTTGGAGTTATCTTCCGCAGGCTGCAG GCCTACTTCGTTGTGGTAAAAGCTGCAGGCTAAGATGGATAAACTATCTTAGGCCAGACCTTAAAAGAGGCAACTTTgctgaagatgaagaagatctCATCATCAAGCTCCATGCGCTCCTAGGAAACAG GTGGTCATTAATAGCGGGGAGATTGCCTGGACGTACAGACAATGAAGTGAAGAACTATTGGAATTCACATTTAAGGAGAAAGCTTATAAACATGGGGGTTGATCCAAATAATCATCGTTTGAGACAGAATCTCCTTCGCCCTCATAACCCACCAAACCCTGCTAGTGCATCATCATCTGGACTGCAAATTCAGGCCATACAGAAGCCAACAAAACCTCATGTTGATAAGGAGCAAGTATCGGATGCCTTGAGTTGCGTAGAGAATGATCCATGTGCCTTGCCTGACCTAAACCTTGATCTCACGGCCAGCTTTCATTATCCTTCAATCCCCCACGTTGAAGGCAATCCAAAGGATTCGAGGCCACTAGATATTGCCCCTTCTTCCACGCTTCTTCTCTTTCAATAA